The Parachlamydia acanthamoebae genome has a window encoding:
- a CDS encoding deoxyhypusine synthase family protein → MSIRTFMQKNFKHFNAAVCVDAAEAWITHLSQSGKMFLTMAGAMSTAELGISLAEIIRQDKVHAICCTGANLEEDIFNLVAHNHYVRVPHYRTLSKADENELLKKGMNRVTDTCIPEETAIRRIEKDILGLWKKADESHSSYFPYEYMYQLLDSPSIQKSFEIDPKDSWLIAAKEKNLPIFTPGWEDSTLGNIFIGHVIKKDLSSYGIVKTGFEQMAVLVDWYKQQSQQHKMGFFQIGGGIAGDFSICAVPLLRQDLKQPVPLWAYFCQISDSITSFGSYSGAVPNEKITWEKLSVETPSFIIESDASIVAPLVFNYVLGN, encoded by the coding sequence ATGAGCATTCGAACTTTCATGCAAAAAAATTTCAAACATTTTAACGCCGCTGTTTGTGTAGATGCCGCTGAAGCATGGATTACCCATTTAAGCCAATCGGGGAAAATGTTTCTAACTATGGCAGGGGCCATGAGCACTGCAGAGCTGGGCATCTCGTTGGCAGAGATAATTCGACAAGACAAAGTGCATGCCATTTGTTGTACAGGGGCTAATTTAGAAGAAGATATCTTTAATCTGGTCGCACACAATCACTATGTGCGCGTTCCTCACTATCGCACCTTGAGCAAAGCTGATGAGAACGAGCTATTAAAGAAAGGGATGAACCGAGTTACTGATACCTGTATTCCTGAAGAAACAGCCATTCGACGCATTGAAAAAGACATTTTGGGACTTTGGAAAAAGGCTGACGAAAGCCACTCAAGCTATTTTCCTTATGAGTACATGTATCAACTTTTGGACTCGCCAAGCATTCAAAAATCGTTCGAAATTGATCCGAAAGATTCCTGGCTAATCGCGGCAAAAGAAAAAAATCTTCCGATTTTTACTCCTGGATGGGAGGACTCTACGTTAGGGAATATCTTCATCGGACACGTCATCAAAAAAGACCTTAGCTCTTATGGAATTGTGAAAACAGGCTTTGAACAAATGGCTGTGCTCGTGGACTGGTATAAGCAGCAATCCCAACAACACAAGATGGGCTTTTTTCAAATTGGAGGTGGGATTGCAGGAGATTTCTCCATTTGTGCCGTCCCCTTACTGAGACAAGATTTAAAGCAACCAGTTCCTTTATGGGCGTACTTTTGCCAGATCAGCGACAGTATTACCTCTTTTGGTTCGTATAGTGGTGCCGTTCCGAATGAAAAAATTACCTGGGAAAAATTGAGTGTTGAAACACCCAGCTTTATCATTGAATCAGACGCCTCAATCGTCGCTCCGCTCGTTTTCAACTATGTGTTAGGAAATTAA
- a CDS encoding phosphatidylserine decarboxylase, with product MDCQDPLNMETIQYIDRLSQTVETEKVYGGQFLKLLYGRDLLSRTLGASVLFFLARFPIFSSFYGWWQSQSWTAKKIQPFIDAFQVNPSEFALPVEQFKSFNDFFIRKLKPDARPLAKEENVAIMPADGRYLCYQNIETIDGFVVKGKKFSLDELLKDSVLANRYRQATMVMARLCPTDYHRYHFPCECIPGITNMIPGDLYSVNPIAIRQNVEIFTENKRTLCELETAQFGKVLFIEIGATFVGSIHQTYTPHSPIKKGDEKGYFSFGGSSLILLFEPNTLHLDEDLVQASLNHIETKCLMGQSLGRRL from the coding sequence GTGGATTGCCAAGACCCTCTTAATATGGAAACCATTCAGTATATCGATCGCCTTTCACAGACAGTAGAGACCGAAAAAGTTTACGGAGGACAATTCCTCAAGCTTTTATATGGACGCGATCTATTAAGTCGAACCTTGGGGGCATCCGTTCTGTTTTTTCTTGCGCGCTTTCCCATTTTTTCTTCCTTTTATGGTTGGTGGCAATCGCAATCGTGGACAGCAAAAAAAATTCAGCCTTTCATCGATGCATTTCAGGTAAATCCATCAGAATTTGCTCTGCCTGTGGAACAGTTTAAGTCCTTTAATGATTTTTTCATCCGTAAACTCAAACCAGATGCTCGTCCCCTTGCCAAAGAAGAGAATGTGGCGATCATGCCCGCTGATGGACGGTATTTGTGCTATCAAAACATTGAAACGATTGATGGGTTTGTTGTGAAAGGGAAGAAATTCTCTTTGGATGAATTGCTTAAGGATTCAGTATTAGCCAACCGATATCGACAGGCGACCATGGTGATGGCGCGTTTGTGCCCCACAGATTACCATCGGTACCATTTTCCTTGTGAGTGTATTCCTGGCATCACAAACATGATTCCTGGTGACCTTTATTCCGTTAACCCCATTGCCATTCGGCAAAACGTGGAAATCTTCACGGAAAACAAAAGAACGCTATGTGAGCTCGAAACGGCTCAGTTTGGCAAAGTGCTTTTCATTGAAATTGGAGCCACCTTCGTCGGTAGTATTCACCAAACTTACACTCCCCATTCCCCAATCAAAAAAGGGGACGAAAAAGGGTATTTTTCGTTTGGAGGATCCTCCCTTATTCTCCTTTTTGAGCCAAACACGTTGCATTTAGATGAAGATCTTGTTCAGGCAAGCTTGAACCATATCGAAACTAAATGTCTAATGGGTCAATCGCTCGGACGTAGATTATGA
- the speB gene encoding agmatinase codes for MQSKHPIGQGIGVAGRYVGLPDPYGQLSGAEIVILPVPFDLTSTYQKGSDKGPAALIEASRNMELYDIETDSEVYKKGIYTDQPIQAKTSQDMLQQTHERTKTLLSHNKFVVTLGGEHSISYAPIRAHAEHFGSISVLQFDAHADLQDAYEDDPWSHASVMARVKEIPQVDKIVSVGIRSMSSEELPNLDPPNTFFAHTLDDNKHWIDQVLSKLSDQVYITFDLDAFDSSLMSSTGTPEPGGLQWNQATQLLKKVAKHKKIVGFDVVELCPNPANLSCDFLAAKLIYKLLSYTFYSNRL; via the coding sequence ATGCAATCAAAACACCCCATTGGACAAGGCATAGGCGTTGCCGGCAGATATGTAGGGCTGCCAGACCCCTACGGACAATTATCAGGTGCTGAAATCGTGATCCTCCCGGTTCCCTTTGATTTAACATCGACTTACCAAAAAGGCAGTGACAAAGGACCTGCGGCCCTAATTGAAGCTTCTCGAAACATGGAATTGTATGATATTGAAACCGATTCCGAAGTCTACAAAAAAGGCATCTATACAGATCAGCCTATTCAAGCCAAGACTTCTCAAGACATGTTACAGCAAACTCATGAGCGTACCAAGACACTCCTCTCCCATAACAAATTTGTCGTTACACTTGGTGGAGAGCATTCCATTTCCTACGCCCCCATACGCGCCCATGCCGAACACTTTGGTTCCATCTCCGTTTTACAATTTGATGCGCATGCAGACCTGCAAGATGCCTATGAAGATGATCCATGGAGTCATGCCTCCGTGATGGCCCGTGTAAAAGAGATTCCACAAGTCGACAAAATAGTCTCTGTTGGCATACGTAGCATGAGCTCCGAAGAGCTCCCAAATCTTGATCCTCCAAATACTTTCTTTGCGCATACGCTAGATGACAACAAACATTGGATCGACCAAGTCCTTTCAAAACTGTCAGACCAGGTATACATCACTTTCGATCTTGATGCATTCGACTCTTCCTTAATGTCATCTACAGGCACACCTGAGCCAGGAGGATTGCAATGGAATCAGGCCACACAACTTTTAAAAAAGGTAGCTAAACACAAAAAAATTGTGGGATTTGATGTCGTAGAACTCTGCCCAAATCCCGCCAATCTTTCTTGCGATTTTTTGGCCGCCAAGCTCATTTATAAATTATTAAGCTATACATTTTATTCAAATAGGTTGTAG
- a CDS encoding DUF2608 domain-containing protein, whose product MNRLLLFLLVVFSLLWSSHSFGKILRITHIHEAQASLKSADVDTLVLFDIDRTLIIMSDQALKSGKSGFLKRIKNLPFLRFAISRGAR is encoded by the coding sequence ATGAATAGATTGCTCCTTTTTCTCTTAGTTGTGTTTTCTTTATTGTGGTCCAGCCATTCCTTTGGGAAAATTTTAAGAATTACGCATATCCACGAAGCTCAAGCGAGTTTAAAAAGTGCTGATGTAGATACTCTGGTTTTATTTGATATAGATCGTACATTAATTATCATGAGCGACCAGGCACTTAAGTCAGGAAAGTCAGGATTTCTGAAACGAATCAAAAACTTACCCTTCTTACGCTTCGCTATCTCAAGAGGAGCAAGATAG
- the speA gene encoding biosynthetic arginine decarboxylase → MHDEDLYWIKRWGEEYFDVNALGHIVVKPNRQGAGGDLFELMTSLVEQGIEAPILIRFNGIVRDRIQRLNAAFQAAIREFNYRNTHQMVFPIKVNPQRHVVETVQHAGQEFKMGLEVGSKPELIAVFAIDTHPDTILLCNGYKDIEYISLALIASKLGRRTLIIIEQAYELQLVLDAAKKLGVEAEIGFRMKLSNTGSGRWKSSGGEHSKFGLFSHEIIACIETLQHHEKTHWLKLLHFHLGSQITTIESVKKTLKEASRMYTELATMLPFLSFFDVGGGLAVDYDGSKSDSDSSMNYTMEEYARDVVFAIGEACLSADVADPIIITEAGRAIVAHHSVLVTEVIDVTTTPNIPEKWNAHSKHEILTTLDELQDELSLKNCRETLHDVMELKDRVLEEFIYGTMNLKERAYAEKAIRHLLAKIRTFYKQLRQIPEELETLDKILLETYFCNFSVFQSLTDAWAIDQLFPVMPIQRLHETPSHQAILADLTCDSDGKIDSFIGEYEPNHFLRLHDYRNEPYYVGIFLVGAYQEILGGLHNLFGDTNVVHAELGANGQWDLSRLVEGDTMANVLSYVQYNSEKLTTRLHEHIERSLKAGRITLSESAQIKKKFKQALESYTYLVV, encoded by the coding sequence CCCTAGGACATATCGTCGTCAAACCAAATCGACAAGGAGCCGGTGGCGATCTTTTTGAACTCATGACATCTTTAGTCGAACAAGGCATTGAAGCTCCCATTTTGATTCGATTCAATGGAATCGTTAGGGATCGTATTCAACGCTTGAATGCCGCCTTCCAAGCTGCCATTCGGGAATTTAACTACCGCAATACCCATCAAATGGTTTTTCCCATTAAGGTCAATCCACAACGGCACGTCGTTGAAACTGTTCAACATGCTGGCCAAGAGTTTAAAATGGGATTAGAGGTCGGCAGTAAACCTGAACTCATCGCTGTTTTTGCTATCGATACACATCCAGACACCATTCTACTCTGTAATGGATATAAAGACATCGAATACATTTCGTTAGCGTTAATCGCTAGTAAATTAGGGCGTCGAACCCTCATTATTATTGAACAAGCTTACGAATTACAGCTTGTCTTAGATGCCGCCAAAAAATTAGGAGTGGAGGCTGAAATTGGATTCAGAATGAAGCTATCCAATACAGGTTCTGGCCGTTGGAAATCTTCTGGAGGCGAACATTCTAAATTTGGTCTCTTCTCCCATGAAATTATTGCATGCATCGAAACGCTTCAACACCATGAAAAAACCCATTGGCTGAAGCTCTTACACTTTCATTTGGGAAGTCAAATTACGACGATTGAATCTGTCAAAAAAACCCTGAAAGAAGCTTCACGCATGTATACAGAGTTGGCCACGATGCTTCCCTTTTTATCTTTCTTTGATGTTGGTGGTGGACTTGCTGTTGACTATGATGGATCAAAAAGCGATTCTGATTCATCTATGAACTACACCATGGAAGAATATGCTCGTGATGTGGTCTTTGCCATTGGAGAGGCCTGCCTTTCCGCCGATGTTGCTGATCCAATCATCATCACAGAAGCAGGACGTGCAATTGTCGCCCATCATTCTGTTTTAGTTACAGAAGTCATCGATGTCACCACCACCCCCAATATCCCAGAAAAATGGAATGCACATAGCAAGCATGAAATATTAACAACTTTGGATGAATTACAGGATGAACTTTCTTTAAAAAATTGCCGTGAAACATTACATGACGTCATGGAATTGAAAGATCGGGTACTCGAAGAGTTTATTTATGGAACTATGAATTTAAAAGAAAGAGCCTACGCAGAAAAAGCGATCCGTCACCTATTGGCCAAGATTCGCACATTTTACAAACAGCTCCGTCAAATTCCTGAAGAACTCGAAACATTAGACAAAATCCTGCTCGAAACCTATTTCTGTAATTTCTCAGTATTTCAATCGCTGACAGATGCCTGGGCGATTGATCAACTATTTCCTGTAATGCCCATTCAACGCTTACATGAAACACCCTCCCATCAAGCCATTTTGGCTGACCTTACCTGTGATAGTGACGGCAAGATTGATTCCTTTATTGGAGAATACGAACCCAATCACTTTTTAAGACTGCACGACTATCGCAATGAACCCTATTACGTTGGCATTTTCCTTGTGGGAGCCTACCAGGAAATTTTAGGGGGTTTGCACAATCTTTTTGGAGATACAAATGTTGTGCATGCAGAACTTGGAGCCAATGGGCAATGGGACTTATCGAGACTTGTTGAAGGCGATACCATGGCCAATGTGCTTTCCTATGTGCAATATAACTCAGAAAAGCTAACGACACGCTTACATGAACACATTGAGCGTTCTTTAAAAGCTGGTCGTATTACTCTTTCAGAATCGGCTCAAATTAAGAAAAAATTCAAGCAAGCCCTTGAAAGTTATACGTATTTAGTTGTTTAA
- a CDS encoding Bax inhibitor-1/YccA family protein, protein MRSSNPTLQDNTFRSERYYSIDEQMTVSGVVNKTGILLSCVLLTAGWTWIKFYQTGDVQVVYPWMMLGAIGGLVLALVTAFKKEWAPVTSVGYALLEGLFIGGISSIFEKQFPGIVIQATALTFGTLFSMLAAYRSGFIQATDNFKLGIVAATGGIALVYVATMLLSMFGINVPYIYGSGPFGILFSLFVVVIAALNFILDFDFIEKGARQGAPKYMEWYGAFALMVTLIWLYVEFLRLLSKLRDR, encoded by the coding sequence ATGCGTTCATCAAATCCTACTTTACAAGACAACACTTTCCGAAGCGAAAGATACTATTCGATAGACGAACAAATGACTGTGTCTGGGGTCGTTAATAAAACAGGAATCCTTTTATCCTGCGTTCTTTTAACAGCCGGCTGGACATGGATTAAGTTTTACCAAACAGGTGACGTTCAAGTGGTTTACCCTTGGATGATGCTCGGTGCAATTGGAGGCTTAGTTTTAGCTCTCGTGACAGCCTTTAAAAAAGAATGGGCACCAGTTACATCCGTTGGATATGCCTTACTTGAAGGACTCTTTATCGGGGGAATTTCGTCCATTTTTGAAAAACAATTCCCAGGTATTGTCATTCAAGCCACAGCACTGACTTTCGGCACACTGTTTTCCATGCTGGCCGCCTACCGTTCCGGCTTTATTCAAGCAACCGACAATTTTAAACTAGGCATAGTGGCTGCGACAGGCGGCATTGCACTCGTCTACGTTGCAACCATGCTCCTGTCTATGTTTGGAATCAATGTTCCATATATTTATGGAAGCGGACCTTTCGGCATTTTATTTAGCTTATTCGTGGTTGTCATTGCAGCATTGAACTTCATCTTAGACTTTGACTTCATCGAAAAAGGTGCCCGTCAAGGAGCTCCAAAGTACATGGAGTGGTATGGAGCATTCGCTTTAATGGTGACCTTAATTTGGCTGTATGTAGAGTTTTTACGCCTACTATCTAAATTGAGAGACCGCTAA
- the rpsB gene encoding 30S ribosomal protein S2, giving the protein MAQQETYQEVTIKDLLEAGAHFGHQKRRWNPKMKRFIFEERNGLYIIDLAKTLQQIRYAKEIVKQVVESHKSILFVGTKKQAKAVVRDLAEQCGEFYVCERWLGGMLTNLTTIRQSIKKLERIEKRIAAGTEGFTKKEFSLLTKEQIKLEKNLSGVRGMRKPPGLVIVVDPSKEHLAVAEANKLGIPVMGLVDTNCDPDPIEYVIACNDDALKSVKLIVQALAQSIIEKKNEMRVASSKGDFVEEDEEEGEEFIVRVGSDDDAGRGEE; this is encoded by the coding sequence TTGGCACAACAAGAAACATATCAAGAAGTTACAATAAAAGATTTATTGGAAGCTGGCGCGCATTTTGGACACCAAAAACGTCGCTGGAATCCAAAAATGAAGCGCTTCATTTTTGAAGAGCGCAACGGCCTTTACATCATTGACTTAGCAAAAACATTGCAGCAAATCCGCTACGCAAAAGAAATTGTTAAGCAAGTTGTCGAAAGCCATAAATCTATTCTGTTCGTTGGAACAAAAAAACAAGCAAAAGCCGTTGTTCGCGATTTAGCTGAACAGTGTGGCGAATTCTACGTTTGCGAGCGCTGGTTAGGTGGAATGTTGACAAACTTGACAACCATTCGTCAGTCAATCAAGAAACTTGAGCGTATCGAAAAGCGTATTGCAGCAGGAACAGAAGGATTCACCAAAAAAGAATTCTCCTTGCTCACTAAAGAACAAATTAAACTTGAAAAAAACCTTTCCGGCGTTCGTGGCATGCGCAAACCGCCAGGACTCGTGATCGTTGTTGACCCAAGCAAAGAACACTTAGCTGTTGCAGAAGCAAACAAACTAGGCATCCCAGTCATGGGCTTGGTCGATACAAACTGCGATCCAGATCCAATCGAATACGTCATCGCATGTAACGACGATGCTTTGAAAAGCGTTAAACTCATCGTGCAAGCATTGGCACAATCGATCATCGAGAAAAAGAATGAAATGCGCGTCGCATCTAGCAAAGGTGACTTTGTGGAAGAGGATGAGGAAGAAGGCGAAGAATTTATAGTGCGCGTTGGCTCAGATGATGATGCAGGCAGAGGGGAGGAGTAA
- a CDS encoding DUF2608 domain-containing protein, protein MVLLKTSHQIFEKDVVEIIQHLQKNHIKTIAFSTMLTGRLGDIPSMEQWRLNVLHALGLFFQNAFPETKEIIFCPNQLNRSPTFKDGLLSTSKQTKGEVLRLFLDKINWHPKKIIMIDDQISSLESVEASLDKLGIAFQGFQYQYVEEMLKNQTFNEALITFQMNYLLKHHVWLTDEESLPLLCENK, encoded by the coding sequence ATTGTACTATTAAAAACATCCCATCAAATTTTTGAGAAAGATGTTGTTGAGATCATTCAACACTTACAAAAAAATCATATTAAAACGATTGCCTTTTCTACCATGTTAACAGGACGTCTTGGAGATATTCCTAGTATGGAACAATGGCGGTTAAATGTCTTGCATGCTTTAGGGCTATTTTTTCAAAATGCATTTCCTGAAACAAAGGAAATTATATTTTGTCCAAATCAACTCAATAGATCACCTACGTTTAAGGATGGTTTGTTGAGTACTTCTAAGCAAACGAAAGGGGAAGTTTTAAGATTATTTCTAGATAAAATTAATTGGCATCCCAAAAAAATTATCATGATAGATGATCAAATCTCTTCTCTTGAATCTGTTGAGGCCAGCCTTGACAAATTAGGTATTGCATTTCAAGGCTTTCAATACCAGTATGTAGAAGAAATGCTCAAAAACCAGACCTTTAATGAAGCTCTCATAACCTTTCAAATGAACTATTTGCTTAAACATCATGTATGGTTAACAGATGAAGAAAGCCTACCCCTTCTTTGCGAGAATAAGTAA
- the tsf gene encoding translation elongation factor Ts gives MSTPVTAAMIKELRERTGIGMGACKKALEEANGDMELAITNLRKSGAASAVKKEGRTTNEGMIGEAQNDKAIALVEVNAETDFVVKNERFQQFVQAIAKEIADTNPVSLEAFLQQKYSQDSNMTIDDLRSSLVQAIGENIQIKRLKVLPKKANTSVGVYSHLGGKMVTVVEITGSNEQEALAKDIAMHVAAAAPEYVSPEQVPSEVLEKEKEIARSQVVGKPDFVADKIIAGKLNYFYDTACLVCQKYIKDDSVKIEDLVKQKGKDLQLTSFERWTVSQ, from the coding sequence ATGTCCACACCCGTAACTGCAGCAATGATTAAAGAGCTTCGCGAGCGTACAGGCATCGGCATGGGTGCTTGTAAAAAAGCTTTGGAAGAAGCAAATGGCGACATGGAACTCGCGATCACTAATCTACGTAAATCTGGAGCAGCTTCAGCTGTGAAGAAAGAAGGACGTACGACGAATGAAGGCATGATCGGTGAAGCTCAGAACGATAAAGCCATCGCCCTTGTAGAAGTGAATGCAGAGACAGATTTCGTTGTTAAAAACGAACGTTTTCAGCAATTTGTACAAGCCATTGCGAAAGAAATTGCAGACACAAATCCAGTATCTTTAGAAGCATTTCTTCAACAGAAATATTCTCAAGACAGCAACATGACAATCGATGATCTGCGTTCTTCGCTCGTTCAAGCAATTGGCGAAAACATCCAAATTAAACGCTTAAAAGTGCTGCCTAAAAAGGCAAACACTTCGGTTGGAGTTTACTCTCACCTTGGCGGGAAAATGGTAACTGTCGTTGAAATCACAGGAAGCAATGAGCAAGAAGCCCTCGCAAAAGATATTGCGATGCATGTTGCAGCAGCAGCACCTGAGTATGTATCTCCGGAGCAAGTTCCAAGCGAAGTATTGGAAAAAGAAAAAGAGATCGCACGCAGCCAAGTTGTTGGAAAGCCTGATTTTGTAGCAGACAAGATTATTGCAGGGAAATTGAACTATTTCTACGATACAGCATGCTTAGTTTGCCAAAAGTACATCAAAGACGATTCAGTCAAAATCGAAGATCTCGTCAAACAGAAAGGCAAAGACCTTCAGTTGACAAGCTTTGAACGTTGGACTGTTTCTCAGTAA